A DNA window from Piliocolobus tephrosceles isolate RC106 chromosome 9, ASM277652v3, whole genome shotgun sequence contains the following coding sequences:
- the IL2RA gene encoding interleukin-2 receptor subunit alpha isoform X3 yields MDPYLLMWGLLTFITVPGCQAVFFCFAELCDDDPPKITHATFKAAAYKEGTMLNCECKRGFRRIKSGSPYMLCTGNSGHSSWDNQCQCTSSAAQNTTKQVTPQPEEQKERKTTEMQSQMQLADQASLPGHCREPALWENEATERIYHFVVGQTVYYQCVQGYRALHRGPAESICKMTHGKTRWTQPQLICTSETEPSQFPDFRIQTEVTATMETFIFTTEYQVAVAGCVFLLISVLLLSGLTWQWRQRKNRRTI; encoded by the exons tcttcttttgctttgcagagcTCTGTGACGATGACCCGCCAAAAATCACACACGCCACGTTCAAAGCCGCGGCCTACAAGGAAGGAACCATGTTGAACTGTGAATGCAAGAGAGGTTTCCGCAGAATAAAAAGCGGGTCACCCTATATGCTCTGTACAGGAAACTCTGGCCACTCATCCTGGGACAACCAATGTCAATGCACAAGCTCTG CTGCTCAGAACACAACAAAACAAGTGACACCTCAAcctgaagaacagaaagaaagaaaaaccacagaaatgcaaagtcAAATGCAGCTGGCGGACCAAGCGAGCCTTCCAG GTCACTGCAGGGAACCTGCACTATGGGAAAATGAAGCCACAGAAAGAATTTATCATTTCGTGGTGGGGCAGACGGTTTACTACCAGTGTGTCCAGGGATACAGGGCTCTACACAGAGGTCCTGCTGAGAGCATCTGCAAAATGACCCACGGGAAGACAAGGTGGACCCAGCCCCAGCTCATATGCACAAGTGAAACGGAGCCCAGTCAGtttccag ATTTTCGAATACAGACGGAAGTGACTGCAACCATGGAAACATTCATATTTACAACAGAGTACCAGGTAGCAG TGGCCGGCTGTGTTTTCCTGCTGATCAGCGTCCTCCTCCTGAGTGGGCTCACCTGGCAGTGGAGACA GAGGAAGAATAGAAGAACAATCtag
- the IL2RA gene encoding interleukin-2 receptor subunit alpha isoform X2 → MDPYLLMWGLLTFITVPGCQAELCDDDPPKITHATFKAAAYKEGTMLNCECKRGFRRIKSGSPYMLCTGNSGHSSWDNQCQCTSSAAQNTTKQVTPQPEEQKERKTTEMQSQMQLADQASLPGHCREPALWENEATERIYHFVVGQTVYYQCVQGYRALHRGPAESICKMTHGKTRWTQPQLICTSETEPSQFPGEEEPQASPDGLPESETSRLITTTDFRIQTEVTATMETFIFTTEYQVAVAGCVFLLISVLLLSGLTWQWRQRKNRRTI, encoded by the exons agcTCTGTGACGATGACCCGCCAAAAATCACACACGCCACGTTCAAAGCCGCGGCCTACAAGGAAGGAACCATGTTGAACTGTGAATGCAAGAGAGGTTTCCGCAGAATAAAAAGCGGGTCACCCTATATGCTCTGTACAGGAAACTCTGGCCACTCATCCTGGGACAACCAATGTCAATGCACAAGCTCTG CTGCTCAGAACACAACAAAACAAGTGACACCTCAAcctgaagaacagaaagaaagaaaaaccacagaaatgcaaagtcAAATGCAGCTGGCGGACCAAGCGAGCCTTCCAG GTCACTGCAGGGAACCTGCACTATGGGAAAATGAAGCCACAGAAAGAATTTATCATTTCGTGGTGGGGCAGACGGTTTACTACCAGTGTGTCCAGGGATACAGGGCTCTACACAGAGGTCCTGCTGAGAGCATCTGCAAAATGACCCACGGGAAGACAAGGTGGACCCAGCCCCAGCTCATATGCACAAGTGAAACGGAGCCCAGTCAGtttccag GTGAAGAGGAGCCTCAGGCAAGCCCCGACGGCCTTCCTGAGAGTGAGACTTCCCGCCTCATCACAACAACAG ATTTTCGAATACAGACGGAAGTGACTGCAACCATGGAAACATTCATATTTACAACAGAGTACCAGGTAGCAG TGGCCGGCTGTGTTTTCCTGCTGATCAGCGTCCTCCTCCTGAGTGGGCTCACCTGGCAGTGGAGACA GAGGAAGAATAGAAGAACAATCtag
- the IL2RA gene encoding interleukin-2 receptor subunit alpha isoform X1, whose protein sequence is MDPYLLMWGLLTFITVPGCQAVFFCFAELCDDDPPKITHATFKAAAYKEGTMLNCECKRGFRRIKSGSPYMLCTGNSGHSSWDNQCQCTSSAAQNTTKQVTPQPEEQKERKTTEMQSQMQLADQASLPGHCREPALWENEATERIYHFVVGQTVYYQCVQGYRALHRGPAESICKMTHGKTRWTQPQLICTSETEPSQFPGEEEPQASPDGLPESETSRLITTTDFRIQTEVTATMETFIFTTEYQVAVAGCVFLLISVLLLSGLTWQWRQRKNRRTI, encoded by the exons tcttcttttgctttgcagagcTCTGTGACGATGACCCGCCAAAAATCACACACGCCACGTTCAAAGCCGCGGCCTACAAGGAAGGAACCATGTTGAACTGTGAATGCAAGAGAGGTTTCCGCAGAATAAAAAGCGGGTCACCCTATATGCTCTGTACAGGAAACTCTGGCCACTCATCCTGGGACAACCAATGTCAATGCACAAGCTCTG CTGCTCAGAACACAACAAAACAAGTGACACCTCAAcctgaagaacagaaagaaagaaaaaccacagaaatgcaaagtcAAATGCAGCTGGCGGACCAAGCGAGCCTTCCAG GTCACTGCAGGGAACCTGCACTATGGGAAAATGAAGCCACAGAAAGAATTTATCATTTCGTGGTGGGGCAGACGGTTTACTACCAGTGTGTCCAGGGATACAGGGCTCTACACAGAGGTCCTGCTGAGAGCATCTGCAAAATGACCCACGGGAAGACAAGGTGGACCCAGCCCCAGCTCATATGCACAAGTGAAACGGAGCCCAGTCAGtttccag GTGAAGAGGAGCCTCAGGCAAGCCCCGACGGCCTTCCTGAGAGTGAGACTTCCCGCCTCATCACAACAACAG ATTTTCGAATACAGACGGAAGTGACTGCAACCATGGAAACATTCATATTTACAACAGAGTACCAGGTAGCAG TGGCCGGCTGTGTTTTCCTGCTGATCAGCGTCCTCCTCCTGAGTGGGCTCACCTGGCAGTGGAGACA GAGGAAGAATAGAAGAACAATCtag